From a single Brassica oleracea var. oleracea cultivar TO1000 chromosome C5, BOL, whole genome shotgun sequence genomic region:
- the LOC106344278 gene encoding lysine-specific demethylase JMJ25: MDVPAGRPFQVRDLQLNAQVALDFLCPESVGELARLAEEIRCLPNDHEAKLQILEIGKGKISLYAASSAIKEVQKLILDPKFGAELGFEDANLTKAVSNNLDKAIKQPQQNQLHLISQEFVQ; the protein is encoded by the exons ATGGACGTTCCAGCTGGACGTCCGTTTCAAGTCAGAGATCTTCAG TTGAATGCTCAGGTGGCGCTCGACTTCTTGTGCCCTGAAAGCGTTGGAGAGTTAGCTAGACTAGCCGAAGAGATCCGGTGTTTACCGAACGACCATGAGGCAAAACTTCAGATTCTAGAG ATAGGAAAAGGAAAGATATCGTTATACGCAGCTAGTTCAGCTATCAAAGAAGTTCAGAAGCTGATCTTGGATCCAAA ATTTGGAGCAGAGCTTGGTTTTGAGGACGCTAACTTAACCAAAGCAGTCTCCAACAACTTGGATAAGGCAATCAAGCAGCCACAACAAAATCAGCTGCATTTGATCAGTCAAGAATTTGTACAGTAG
- the LOC106343939 gene encoding small nuclear ribonucleoprotein-associated protein B-like translates to MECRPLDLTIISAEDLKDIQLIGKQDLYAVVSINRDARTKQKTKVDKDCGTKPKWRHQMKLTVDDAAANENRLTLVIEIVADRPIAGDKPVGEVSVPVKELLDQNKAGDEEEEKTVTYAVRLPNGKAKGYLKFSFKFGEKYTFGGASSAPHAPGSSTLEHKSMDHQPVTAYPPGQGAPVAYPQPGPSGYPPPGYDDKHGGGVYGYPPPGGPSGYPPAGPGAYPQHGGYPPPQQGGYPGYPPQGPGYGYPPQGPGYGYPPQGPYGYPQQQGYGGKPQKPKKHGGAGMGLGLGLGAGLLGGLLVGEAIDDIADMGGDFDF, encoded by the coding sequence ATGGAATGTAGACCGTTGGATCTGACGATTATATCCGCCGAGGATCTCAAAGACATCCAACTGATCGGCAAACAGGACTTATACGCCGTCGTTTCCATCAACCGCGACGCGAGGACGAAGCAGAAGACGAAGGTTGACAAAGATTGCGGGACCAAGCCCAAATGGAGACACCAGATGAAGCTCACCGTCGACGACGCGGCGGCGAATGAGAATCGTCTCACCCTTGTGATCGAGATCGTCGCGGATCGGCCGATCGCCGGTGATAAGCCCGTCGGCGAAGTTAGCGTTCCGGTGAAGGAGCTTTTGGATCAGAACAAGGCCGGCGACGAGGAGGAGGAGAAGACGGTGACGTACGCCGTGAGGCTGCCTAACGGGAAGGCCAAAGGTTATCTCAAATTCTCGTTCAAGTTTGGTGAGAAGTATACTTTCGGAGGAGCGTCGAGTGCTCCTCACGCGCCTGGCTCATCGACTCTGGAGCATAAGTCTATGGATCATCAGCCCGTAACTGCTTACCCGCCCGGACAAGGTGCCCCGGTTGCATACCCGCAACCGGGTCCTTCCGGATACCCACCACCAGGATATGATGATAAACACGGTGGTGGTGTTTATGGTTATCCGCCACCTGGAGGTCCCAGTGGTTATCCTCCAGCTGGTCCTGGTGCATACCCGCAGCACGGTGGATATCCGCCTCCACAGCAAGGAGGCTACCCGGGTTATCCACCACAAGGTCCGGGTTATGGATATCCGCCACAAGGTCCAGGCTATGGATATCCGCCGCAGGGTCCGTACGGTTACCCGCAACAGCAGGGTTACGGTGGCAAACCTCAGAAACCAAAGAAGCACGGAGGAGCTGGAATGGGTCTAGGACTTGGACTCGGAGCTGGTTTATTGGGTGGGTTGCTGGTTGGTGAAGCTATTGATGATATAGCAGATATGGGTGGCGACTTTGATTTCTGA
- the LOC106293142 gene encoding ATP-dependent Clp protease proteolytic subunit-related protein 3, chloroplastic isoform X2: MPRTHPPDLPSMLLDGRIVYIGMPLVPAVTELVVAELMYLQWLDPKEPIYIYINSTGTTRDDGETVGMESEGFAIYDSLMQLKNEVHTVCVGAAIGHACLLLSAGTKGKRFMMPHSKAMIQQPRMPSSGLMPASDVLIRAKEVITNRDILVELLSKHTGNSVETVANVMRRPYYMDAPKAKEFGVIDMILWRGQEKIIADVVPSDEFDKNAGIRSAERV, from the exons ATGCCAAGAACTCATCCACCAGACTTGCCTTCTATGCTTCTTGACGGGAGAATTGTTTACATTGGGATGCCT CTCGTACCGGCGGTTACAGAGCTTGTTGTGGCAGAGCTAATGTATCTTCAGTGGCTGGATCCTAAGGAGCCTATATACATTTACATTAACTCTACAGGGACCACTCGTGACGATGGAGAGACG GTTGGGATGGAGTCAGAAGGTTTTGCGATCTATGATTCTTTGATGCAACTTAAGAACGAG GTACATACAGTTTGTGTGGGAGCAGCGATAGGTCACGCATGTCTGTTACTTTCCGCGGGAACAAAGGGTAAACGATTTATGATGCCACATTCCAAAG CAATGATCCAGCAACCTCGTATGCCTTCTTCTGGGTTGATGCCTGCTAGTGATGTCCTGATTCGTGCCAAAGAG GTTATAACAAACCGAGATATACTTGTGGAACTACTGTCAAAGCACACTGGGAAT TCCGTGGAGACTGTGGCTAACGTGATGCGAAGGCCATATTACATGGATGCACCAAAAGCTAAAGAATTTGGAGTTATTGACATG ATTCTTTGGCGTGGTCAAGAGAAGATTATCGCGGACGTTGTTCCTTCAGATGAATTCGATAAGAACGCGGGAATTAGAAGCGCAGAACGAGTTTAG
- the LOC106293142 gene encoding ATP-dependent Clp protease proteolytic subunit-related protein 3, chloroplastic isoform X1, translated as MSSPAQVERSVAYNEHMPRTHPPDLPSMLLDGRIVYIGMPLVPAVTELVVAELMYLQWLDPKEPIYIYINSTGTTRDDGETVGMESEGFAIYDSLMQLKNEVHTVCVGAAIGHACLLLSAGTKGKRFMMPHSKAMIQQPRMPSSGLMPASDVLIRAKEVITNRDILVELLSKHTGNSVETVANVMRRPYYMDAPKAKEFGVIDMILWRGQEKIIADVVPSDEFDKNAGIRSAERV; from the exons ATGTCTTCTCCTGCTCAG GTTGAGAGATCAGTGGCTTATAACGAGCACATGCCAAGAACTCATCCACCAGACTTGCCTTCTATGCTTCTTGACGGGAGAATTGTTTACATTGGGATGCCT CTCGTACCGGCGGTTACAGAGCTTGTTGTGGCAGAGCTAATGTATCTTCAGTGGCTGGATCCTAAGGAGCCTATATACATTTACATTAACTCTACAGGGACCACTCGTGACGATGGAGAGACG GTTGGGATGGAGTCAGAAGGTTTTGCGATCTATGATTCTTTGATGCAACTTAAGAACGAG GTACATACAGTTTGTGTGGGAGCAGCGATAGGTCACGCATGTCTGTTACTTTCCGCGGGAACAAAGGGTAAACGATTTATGATGCCACATTCCAAAG CAATGATCCAGCAACCTCGTATGCCTTCTTCTGGGTTGATGCCTGCTAGTGATGTCCTGATTCGTGCCAAAGAG GTTATAACAAACCGAGATATACTTGTGGAACTACTGTCAAAGCACACTGGGAAT TCCGTGGAGACTGTGGCTAACGTGATGCGAAGGCCATATTACATGGATGCACCAAAAGCTAAAGAATTTGGAGTTATTGACATG ATTCTTTGGCGTGGTCAAGAGAAGATTATCGCGGACGTTGTTCCTTCAGATGAATTCGATAAGAACGCGGGAATTAGAAGCGCAGAACGAGTTTAG
- the LOC106343810 gene encoding serine/arginine-rich splicing factor SR30 isoform X1, producing the protein MSSSRWNRTIYVGNLPGDIRMREVEDLFYKYGPIVDIDLKIPPRPPGYAFVEFEDPRDADDAIYGRDGYDFDGCRLRVEIAHGGRRGSSSVDRYSSGSRAPSRRSDYRVLVTGLPPSASWQDLKDHMRKAGDVCFSEVFRDRGGMSGVVEYSNYDDMKYAIRKLDDSKFRNAFSRSYIRVREYESRSVSRSPYYSRSRSRSYSYSSRSLSRSPTPRPRSPTPYSSISRSRSRSRSDSPVSPVRSD; encoded by the exons ATGAGTAGCAGCCGATGGAACCGCACGATCTACGTCGGGAACTTGCCTGGCGATATTCGCATGCGAGAGGTTGAAGATCTCTTCTACAAG TATGGACCCATTGTGGACATTGATCTGAAGATTCCACCGAGACCTCCTGGTTATGCATTCGTCGAG TTTGAAGATCCTCGTGATGCAGATGATGCTATTTATGGGCGGGATGGGTATGATTTTGATGGGTGTCGACTACGG GTTGAGATTGCACATGGTGGTCGTAGAGGTTCATCCTCGGTGGATAGGTACAGCAGTGGGAGCCGTGCACCTTCGAGGCGGTCCGACTATCGTG TGCTGGTGACGGGATTACCGCCATCTGCTTCCTGGCAAGACCTTAAG GATCACATGCGTAAAGCTGGAGATGTCTGCTTTTCTGAAGTTTTTCGTGACCGTGGAG GCATGTCAGGGGTTGTGGAGTATAGCAACTATGATGATATGAAATACGCG ATAAGGAAGCTTGATGACTCTAAGTTTCGAAATGCCTTCTCTAGATCTTATATACGG GTGAGAGAATATGAGTCGAGGAGTGTGAGTCGCAGCCCATACTATTCTAGAAGCAGGAGTCGAAGCTATAGTTATAGTAGCAGAAG TTTGTCGCGTTCTCCAACGCCCCGTCCTCGTTCTCCAACTCCGTATAGCTCGATCTCAAG ATCCCGATCAAGATCGAGATCAGATTCTCCTGTTTCACCC GTGAGGTCTGATTGA
- the LOC106343810 gene encoding serine/arginine-rich splicing factor SR30 isoform X2, giving the protein MSSSRWNRTIYVGNLPGDIRMREVEDLFYKYGPIVDIDLKIPPRPPGYAFVEFEDPRDADDAIYGRDGYDFDGCRLRVEIAHGGRRGSSSVDRYSSGSRAPSRRSDYRVLVTGLPPSASWQDLKDHMRKAGDVCFSEVFRDRGGMSGVVEYSNYDDMKYAIRKLDDSKFRNAFSRSYIRVREYESRSVSRSPYYSRSRSRSYSYSSRSLSRSPTPRPRSPTPYSSISRSGSLRRAGDWILGT; this is encoded by the exons ATGAGTAGCAGCCGATGGAACCGCACGATCTACGTCGGGAACTTGCCTGGCGATATTCGCATGCGAGAGGTTGAAGATCTCTTCTACAAG TATGGACCCATTGTGGACATTGATCTGAAGATTCCACCGAGACCTCCTGGTTATGCATTCGTCGAG TTTGAAGATCCTCGTGATGCAGATGATGCTATTTATGGGCGGGATGGGTATGATTTTGATGGGTGTCGACTACGG GTTGAGATTGCACATGGTGGTCGTAGAGGTTCATCCTCGGTGGATAGGTACAGCAGTGGGAGCCGTGCACCTTCGAGGCGGTCCGACTATCGTG TGCTGGTGACGGGATTACCGCCATCTGCTTCCTGGCAAGACCTTAAG GATCACATGCGTAAAGCTGGAGATGTCTGCTTTTCTGAAGTTTTTCGTGACCGTGGAG GCATGTCAGGGGTTGTGGAGTATAGCAACTATGATGATATGAAATACGCG ATAAGGAAGCTTGATGACTCTAAGTTTCGAAATGCCTTCTCTAGATCTTATATACGG GTGAGAGAATATGAGTCGAGGAGTGTGAGTCGCAGCCCATACTATTCTAGAAGCAGGAGTCGAAGCTATAGTTATAGTAGCAGAAG TTTGTCGCGTTCTCCAACGCCCCGTCCTCGTTCTCCAACTCCGTATAGCTCGATCTCAAG ATCTGGCTCACTGCGGCGAGCTGGGGACTGGATCTTAGGGACTTGA
- the LOC106292883 gene encoding malignant T-cell-amplified sequence 1 homolog, producing MFKKFSLEEISSQNQVKASVQRRIRQSIQEEYPGLETVLEDLLPKKSPLIVVKCPNHLTLVVVNNVPLFFCIRDGPYMPTLRLLHQYPSIMKRFQVDRGAIKFVFSGANIMCPGLTSPGGVLDEEVEAERPVAIYAEGKQHALAIGFTKMSAKDIKSINKGIGVDNMHYLNDGLWKMERLD from the exons ATGTTCAAAAA GTTTTCATTGGAGGAGATTTCATCACAGAACCAAGTAAAGGCTTCTGTCCAACGTAGGATTCGCCAGAGTATTCAAGAAGAG TACCCGGGGCTTGAGACAGTGTTGGAGGATCTACTTCCCAAAAAGTCTCCTCTCATTGTAGTGAAGTG CCCAAACCATCTGACCCTAGTTGTTGTCAACAATGTCCCTCTCTTCTTCTGTATCCGTGATGGGCCATACATGCCTACTCTGCGTCTTCTTCATCAAT ACCCAAGTATAATGAAGAGGTTTCAAGTTGATAGAGGTGCCATTAAGTTTGTTTTCTCTGGTGCAAACATAATGTGTCCTGGTCTTACATCCCCTGGGGGAGTTCTGGATGAAGAAGTTGAGGCTGAAAGGCCAGTG GCTATATATGCAGAAGGAAAGCAACATGCCTTAGCAATTGGCTTCACCAAAATGTCAGCCAAGGACAT TAAGAGCATCAACAAAGGAATCGGAGTTGACAACATGCATTACCTCAACGACGGTCTCTGGAAG ATGGAACGACTAGATTGA